Proteins found in one Candidatus Zixiibacteriota bacterium genomic segment:
- a CDS encoding TIGR00282 family metallophosphoesterase — protein sequence MSEHIPSGPTDTGENIPETPTPDNTTSPDLPTEITIMFVADICGKPGRQAAAHLIKPMRAKHNVDYVIANIENAAGGFGITPEMSRKIFTYGVDLQTSGNHIWDRVQILEYFEQRPKLLRPANYPPHVPGGGVWVDTVRGHKLCVMNLMGRVYMNNIDCPFRVANKEINQLAENVKMVFIDFHAEATSEKQALAYYLDGKVSAVVGTHTHVQTADEKISDRGTAYLTDAGMTGPHDSIIGMEKGPSLGRFLTAMPKRFTTAVDDVKMMGVIVRVNTEDGRATHIERYQVDFDISKVSLKDTIDVDAEA from the coding sequence TTGTCTGAACATATCCCTTCTGGGCCAACCGACACAGGGGAGAACATCCCCGAGACCCCAACACCTGACAATACCACTTCGCCTGATCTCCCGACGGAGATCACCATCATGTTTGTCGCCGATATTTGCGGCAAACCCGGGCGTCAGGCCGCCGCGCATCTTATTAAACCGATGCGGGCCAAACATAATGTCGATTATGTAATCGCCAATATCGAAAACGCGGCCGGCGGTTTTGGCATCACACCCGAGATGTCTCGCAAAATCTTCACGTATGGCGTCGACCTGCAAACCTCGGGAAACCACATCTGGGACCGGGTGCAGATTCTTGAATATTTCGAGCAGAGACCGAAACTGTTACGCCCGGCAAATTACCCCCCCCATGTGCCCGGCGGCGGAGTCTGGGTCGATACCGTCAGAGGCCACAAACTGTGTGTGATGAACCTCATGGGCCGCGTCTACATGAATAATATCGACTGTCCCTTCCGCGTCGCTAACAAAGAGATCAATCAACTGGCCGAAAATGTCAAAATGGTTTTCATTGATTTTCATGCCGAAGCCACAAGCGAGAAGCAAGCCCTTGCATACTACCTCGACGGAAAAGTTTCAGCGGTTGTTGGCACCCATACCCATGTCCAGACCGCCGATGAAAAAATTTCAGACCGCGGCACCGCCTACCTCACCGATGCCGGCATGACCGGTCCCCATGACTCGATCATCGGCATGGAAAAAGGGCCGTCGCTCGGAAGATTTTTGACCGCCATGCCTAAACGGTTCACAACAGCAGTCGACGATGTCAAGATGATGGGGGTAATTGTCAGAGTGAATACCGAAGACGGCCGCGCGACCCATATCGAACGCTACCAAGTCGATTTCGATATTTCCAAAGTCAGCCTCAAGGATACAATCGACGTCGACGCCGAGGCATGA